In Citrus sinensis cultivar Valencia sweet orange chromosome 3, DVS_A1.0, whole genome shotgun sequence, the sequence AATTTCAAAAGGCCAAAGAGATTCAAAGTGGAAGGAAATTTTAGAGcacttatgaaatttggaagcacttatgaaatttgaatacTTGCTTGCTGATCAAGAAGTAATTGACAAGTAATTGAGTGGGGCCTTAGTAAAGGATGACGAGGAAGcgtttttattgataaaaagagACATCGATTCAGACAACATAGCAATGGAGTAACGTAGGAAGCacattagataaaataaattagaatttattaggaattataatatttgggtatttagtattttattagaatttatcttattttttaaacttattcGATCATGTTTGGAATTCTAATCTAATTAggattttagattatttctcttatttaaGAAGGATTAAGATTAAGTTGGCTAGGCTTTTTTACTGATAGTTCATTATAACATACATAAGCTTCTcatcaataatatataatatttcttaattgagATACTTTCTCCTTTGTAAGAGCCttctttcttaaattttcAAGACCGTACATTAGAACAAAATCTAGTATCGCTTCTGCAAGGTgtcaagtggtatcagagcctttCTTTGTACTAGGCAAAGCTTTCCTGACCATCAACCATTCCCCATACACAAATCCTCCCGCCATCATCcattactttcattaaaaaaaaaagaaaaagtcagaaAAATAGCAAAACCCGAAGCCACCTCACGTCCACCATTTGCAGTTGTTGCCTCTGTAATTCTTCACCTTTTTCatggtttaataaaatttaacataatgctcactattttgtatattattaAGGACTATTGTATGATTAATCATGaattgtatattatttttaacaccaATTTAGCACAACCTATACCATGAAATTACGGATTATGTTACAGTGAATACTTTTATATGGTAGgaatataaatttaagttttacaagcttattttcatttaattttccaatatCACTTTATTGATTTCATAAAGTTGAAATtaacataaattcttaattagcTATAGTTTATGAATCATGAAAGATTGTTTTGTTGATATTCATTGATtgtggttacaaaattttatgtcACTAAGAGGCTTATTGCTTTTATGATGGTAACTAacataataagtaaatattaccTCCAATAATATTCATGGAAAtgaatggaaaaaataaaatctatttattttatattctcgTTATAAAAGTTTGGTTTTggatattttaacttaaattttgacacaaaaaATGAGCTATTAATCTCTCACAATCTAatggttgatattaaaaatcaatgtaaaattttatgatgttAAATCATCCACCATAGTAACTGAAttgcataaaatcaataatttcaattttgtattaaaaatttaagataaaataacttaaaagcaAAATGATACCTAAACTCCCTTTTGGCTATAATACCCTATATAGGTagtaactttaaaaaaactaacgttaaaataattttaataaatacaaatatactttaaatagtttattttttctaatagactaaaaataatggaatatttgtaatatgtataaaataatttttaaaatgtaaattataatattattttaataatatctttttatctattatataaattttaaataaatatttgggttaaatagattttacaactaataaaaaatatctcatgtattgataatattaaaatcattttatataaatttaaaataatttgaatctttatatatttattttaatattatgttaatatcctttataaaatttaatttaatataatataatactgtaaagtgttaaaatattttttgaagattaaaattattttagtatacatatatttattttattttttcctttcggAAGCGAAAGCAAGTCCATGCCCGTCAACTTGGGAGGAGAGGCTAAAGGCAAACTGGAACATTTTTTTTGATgtaataatttcttctttctattatatgatttcttttcaaagaatttgttattttgttgcttGTTTAATGGtaattcatcaattttttttcaatcactcttaacattaaataaatacttttaggTTGAAAAAACAGAGTATCAATGACTCTTTAGGTCTCAAAAGTGATAAGCTATCcgcatattttaatatttaacacacaacattaaataatttgtcaTTGTGGTCCCGAGTCCCTTCAAGTATACCAAACAACTCGCGCTCATCGCATCTATGTACGGCATCTTTTCCAGAAAAAACAGAGTAATAAAACAAAGCAGAGTATTTACTTCGGTCCTTTAGTTTCCTTAATTCTCACCTCATGAGAaatcaaatctcaaaattcaaaGCTTCGATTTGATGGGGCAAGAATGCAATTTTGATTCATGGAAGGCACATTCTGATTCTGTCCAACTTTTTGTCCCAAGCCAAGCATTTTCTGTTAGAACAGATACaaagaaacaatgaatttaGTTTAACAGGGAAATAAGTAGCAAGAACAGAtacaataaacaaatacaaagaaaGTAAATGAAATGCGATCtgcagagaaaataaaattgaaactgAGATGCGCACTTACACTGTTAGACGTAGACTCggagaaaataatattcacTAGGCTGTGCCCTTCATTCGAGTTGTCTAAATCTTTTAGGTTGTGGTTCCTCACCATCATTACAGCAGCCACTTCCACTAGCTTCAGCCGCCCCAACATATCCTTCAAGACTTCGCTTTAGAAAGCTTCGCTCAGATGACGTTGTTGATCCTGCATCATCCCGGCAGCAACTTCCACTGCCTTCTGCCCTGTCTAAGTCATCATTAAGGCTACGCGTAAAGGATGTTGATCCTAAACAATCGTGACCAAATTCGTTCAAATTCCAAACGGGATCAGTTGTTTGGTTAACTTATCCCCTTGATGCACATATATTGGATGGACACCACACCTCTTCAGCACCAATCCTGACGGCGAATCAAATGTCACTTTACTAATACGTTCCCTATTCTGGTAGTATAGGAAAAGATGGTCTGACATAGCCTGACCGAATTGCTTTCTCAAATAAATGCTACACAAACCCGAGGTGGTACCCTTTCTATTTATGGACAGCTCATGTACGGGATATTGAGGCCACAATGGATGATAATAAGGAAGTGAATATTTAGGGACACGAAAAACACAGCACACAACATATCCCACAAGCTTACTATTCTTATACGTCTTTGGAGGCGTGCTTATTGTTATTGAAGAACCCTCATTATTCTGATACTCGAACCACTCTGGGATTTCACTTCCAGGAACAACAATGCTATATTCTCTCTGAGGCGACTGCAACcccacaaatatatatatatatattagaaagCCATACCAATGCATAATTTTTAGTCATAATTTTAGCAACAGGTGAGAGACAGTGTAAGAAACTGACATGCATGTTACCGTACTTGTCCGACGGTGGCATATTCTGCAACCCcacggaaaaaaaaagtaagtaaacaaacaaaataaaaggacaTAACATATATTGCATAAGTTTTAGGCATAATGTTAGCAACAGGTGAGAGACAGTGTAAGAAACTGACATTAGTGCGTTTAATGTACTTTTCTGACAGTGACATATTCTGCAACCCCAcgggaaaaaaaaggtgagcgaatgaataaaataaaaagacataACATATATTGCATAAGTTTTAGGCATAATGTTAGCACATGTGAGAGTAAGAGACTGACCTCAGAATTCTTAATGTACTCTTTCAGCAGTGAAAGCGCCAAATCATAGTTGCCAGCCAATTTCAAGCAATCCATACATCGAAGGCGTAAGTACGGGAGTCGATGCTcgtttaaatttaatacatcTGATAATGTCTCCAACGAAACACAACCCCCTAACGAAATCGAATGTATACTGGCTGGAAGTCGAGGCAGATTTTGAAGCATTTTGCATTCCTCTAATTCAATCCCCCGAAGATTAGAAAGACGGTAGATGCTTGTCGGTAGCGAAACAAAACTGTTTCTACTCAAACATAACTTTTCTAATGAGCATAAGTCGCCAATACTACTTGGGATTGCTCCTTCCCCTAGATCACAGTCACTGATATCCAATTTCGTTAAACTACACAAACCTGACAGAGAAGACGGCAAACTCAAAGCCACCGGATCTGAACTCCATCGCATCAAATTGATAGGAAAGCGCAGAAACCATGATGCAGATGATGGTGATCCTTTGCACCCACGACAAGATAGTTCTTTAAGATTCTTCATAAGAAAAATCGACGATGGAGGTTGCCTTATAGCTGTACCACTTATATCAAGTTCTTCCAGACTTTCTACTTGCCCAAGCGTCTCAGGCACATTTTCAAGTTTGAAGCAGCCTGAGAGATTCAAAGTTTTGAGGGATTTCAAACCATTTATACTGTTAGGAAGTCTCACGAGACTTCTGCAgtcattcaaatttaacaattCAAGTCTGGTCAAAAGTTCTATTGATGATGGTACTTCTGCAATAGAAGTTCCATCTAAAAAGAGCTCCGTCAAATCTCCCATACTTCTCATTACAATGTCTggaaatttctttaatttcgaGCAACCAGATAGAACAAGCGTTTTAAGAGATTCCATAAAAATCTTGCCTGGAAGAGTTGTAAGACTTGTACAgcctttcaaattcaacaagaTCAGCTTATTGTGACGTACCAAAGACGGGTGAATTTCACGTAACCTTGTACATCCTTCAAGATCCAACACCTCCAAATTTGAGACCTCTGTGAAGTCTGGTATCTTAATCAGGTTCTGTGAATGGCTGAGTTTCATGACTTTTAACATGTTTAAAGTCTGTTGAAAACAAAGATATTTCTTAATTCATTTACAGCTACGACGATAAATTTGTTATCAAGAGTTATTCACTGAAAAAACATAGATAAGTGACATAAATATTGATCTTACTTTGATGCCTGTCCATAATTCTTCAATGCAGCTATAACACATATTAAATTCAACAGCTTTGTCCAATTGCAAATTCGATGGCAAAGATTTCAAAGGATATCCACGCCAATCAAGTAACCGCAGCTTGCTTGAAAGGTATTCAAGGCCTTCAGGAAGTTGCACGTTTCTGATTTTAAGCAATCTTAGGTTGGTCATCTGCGAAAATGCTTTAGCACTTGCatttaaattcacattatCTTTGAGAAAGTAATAATGATCAACTATTATTCCCTCAACTACTTCACTtccctaaaaattataaacaaagtCGTTCGTTAGAGATTTAACTAGCAAAAAGGAAGTGAGCAGAgctggaaaataaataatatttgatcCCCTTTATTACTTACAGTGTTTTGTGACAATACATGGCATATGTCTGCTTCCTCCCACAATCTGCTGCGTTTGCCTGGCTCCTCAGGGGATATTCTCCTAACAATTTGTCGACCCATTTCTTGTAACAAATCATGTGTCCACAGTCTGTTGGCACCATCTACTgttaataaagatttttcaatAAGAACAGCAATTCCAATAACTGGGTCAAAATCACAGCTTTTGAGAATTTTCGATACATAATCTCTCTTTTGACCTTTAAAGAAACACACAACATcgagaaatattttcttctctatTTCTTTCAGCCCATCAAAACTTATTTGGAGTATACTTAGAATCTCATATTCAGGATCTTTTTTTATCCTTTCCAGGGCACTTGTCCACTCATGCGCAGGTCTACCAAACAAAAATGAACCCAAAACCTTGAGAGCTAATGGAAGACCACTAGCATACCTTACAACGCTTTTAGCTAGCTCCACGTATTCTTCCAAAGGCTTATGGGTATCAAAGGCTTTCAAACAAAGGAGTCGAAATGCCTCATCATTAGTTAGTGCCTCAAGCTTATAAACTTTCTTGACTCGATGCAACTTTAACAAATGTTCATTCCTCGTTGTTATTATGATCCTGCTACCTGGACCAAACCAATCAGGCTCTCCAACTAATCTTCGTAGGTGATCAGGATGAGTCGCATCATCGATTACGACAAGAACCTTTTTACGTCGCAGCCTAACTCGTAGCATGTTAATACCATCGTAGACATTCCGTACGTTGTTATCTGCAAGCTTCAGTAAATCAGAAAGAAGCTGCTTTTGCAAAGAGATTACGCTCCCTTCTTTATCACATTTTTCTCTAACATCGGCAAGAAAACTACTCCCATCAAACTCGTGAGAGATCAAGTCATAAACAACTCTTGCAAGAGTTGTCTTTCCTAGACCTCCCATACCCCATATCCCAATCATACGAACATCATTAGACCTTGTATCCATATGAACCTTTAATTTCTCCAAGCGTGATTCTATTCCAACTAGCTCCTTAGGAATCTCTAGTTCTGTACGAATTTTGCTTGATATGACATTGACAATTTCCTCAATAAATTCTGACTCGTTGCTGCAGAttgaaaacaagaagaaaagattGGTGTTGTTGCACTAAAGTTAGAATGAACGTAGTAGCAATTCAATTCCGTATTATGCATAAAATCCAAACTATTCAATATTCATTTCATCAAATTGAAGTCATATAATTAAGTAACTTGTTATAGTTAAGTCAGAAACAGTTGGAATAAGAAAGTTCCAACCCGACCCAATAAAATTGGTCTGGATTGGGTTGCATTGTGGATTGAGGttccaaaattatttaatttcttctgctgctttttttcccaatattattgatatattatttccCTCTATAACAGGGTAATTAGATTGAAAGAGATTTTAGATTAGTTTTTGACAAGATCATTTATTGCACACATGAAATTGATCAGATTACCTAAATGTGTAATGATATTGATATATCATTGGTGTTGCGACTGTTgtcattgttattattagtatttagcaatcaaagaataaagtttaatttttattttttaaatctgatTAATAGAGCACAAAGCATCACAACATATTATCTAGTCttcaaaagttcaaaatacaGTAATTTAAAGTATCAACGTCCATATCTATTCGTTTGcatatattaattcattaatggTACTACTATTGTAATTGAAAGCAATGTTGAATAATGAATACTAAAATATGTTTCGTGGTTATAATCAtgcaaaacccaaaaaaaaaaaaaaggaattgagAATAAGAATGATTACCTGTCCTTCAATTCCCAGCCAGATTTATTGGCCACAACTTTTAAAGCGTCCCTCCACTTTTGCACATTTTCTACATTATTCCTAAAAACTTCTTCGTGTTTAGCAAAAGCTTCTCCAAA encodes:
- the LOC112496821 gene encoding TMV resistance protein N-like isoform X1, with translation MASTSIQNVSHGKYDVFLSFRGEDTRKSFTDHLYAALKNKGIFVFRDDKELEKGGSISPGLLKAIEESRISVIVLSKNYASSTWCLDELAKIVECKNNEDQILPIFYDVEPTLVRKQTASFGEAFAKHEEVFRNNVENVQKWRDALKVVANKSGWELKDSNESEFIEEIVNVISSKIRTELEIPKELVGIESRLEKLKVHMDTRSNDVRMIGIWGMGGLGKTTLARVVYDLISHEFDGSSFLADVREKCDKEGSVISLQKQLLSDLLKLADNNVRNVYDGINMLRVRLRRKKVLVVIDDATHPDHLRRLVGEPDWFGPGSRIIITTRNEHLLKLHRVKKVYKLEALTNDEAFRLLCLKAFDTHKPLEEYVELAKSVVRYASGLPLALKVLGSFLFGRPAHEWTSALERIKKDPEYEILSILQISFDGLKEIEKKIFLDVVCFFKGQKRDYVSKILKSCDFDPVIGIAVLIEKSLLTVDGANRLWTHDLLQEMGRQIVRRISPEEPGKRSRLWEEADICHVLSQNTGSEVVEGIIVDHYYFLKDNVNLNASAKAFSQMTNLRLLKIRNVQLPEGLEYLSSKLRLLDWRGYPLKSLPSNLQLDKAVEFNMCYSCIEELWTGIKTLNMLKVMKLSHSQNLIKIPDFTEVSNLEVLDLEGCTRLREIHPSLVRHNKLILLNLKGCTSLTTLPGKIFMESLKTLVLSGCSKLKKFPDIVMRSMGDLTELFLDGTSIAEVPSSIELLTRLELLNLNDCRSLVRLPNSINGLKSLKTLNLSGCFKLENVPETLGQVESLEELDISGTAIRQPPSSIFLMKNLKELSCRGCKGSPSSASWFLRFPINLMRWSSDPVALSLPSSLSGLCSLTKLDISDCDLGEGAIPSSIGDLCSLEKLCLSRNSFVSLPTSIYRLSNLRGIELEECKMLQNLPRLPASIHSISLGGCVSLETLSDVLNLNEHRLPYLRLRCMDCLKLAGNYDLALSLLKEYIKNSENMSLSEKYIKRTNNMPPSDKYGNMHSPQREYSIVVPGSEIPEWFEYQNNEGSSITISTPPKTYKNSKLVGYVVCCVFRVPKYSLPYYHPLWPQYPVHELSINRKGTTSGLCSIYLRKQFGQAMSDHLFLYYQNRERISKVTFDSPSGLVLKRCGVHPIYVHQGDKLTKQLIPFGI
- the LOC112496821 gene encoding TMV resistance protein N-like isoform X4; protein product: MASTSIQNVSHGKYDVFLSFRGEDTRKSFTDHLYAALKNKGIFVFRDDKELEKGGSISPGLLKAIEESRISVIVLSKNYASSTWCLDELAKIVECKNNEDQILPIFYDVEPTLVRKQTASFGEAFAKHEEVFRNNVENVQKWRDALKVVANKSGWELKDSNESEFIEEIVNVISSKIRTELEIPKELVGIESRLEKLKVHMDTRSNDVRMIGIWGMGGLGKTTLARVVYDLISHEFDGSSFLADVREKCDKEGSVISLQKQLLSDLLKLADNNVRNVYDGINMLRVRLRRKKVLVVIDDATHPDHLRRLVGEPDWFGPGSRIIITTRNEHLLKLHRVKKVYKLEALTNDEAFRLLCLKAFDTHKPLEEYVELAKSVVRYASGLPLALKVLGSFLFGRPAHEWTSALERIKKDPEYEILSILQISFDGLKEIEKKIFLDVVCFFKGQKRDYVSKILKSCDFDPVIGIAVLIEKSLLTVDGANRLWTHDLLQEMGRQIVRRISPEEPGKRSRLWEEADICHVLSQNTGSEVVEGIIVDHYYFLKDNVNLNASAKAFSQMTNLRLLKIRNVQLPEGLEYLSSKLRLLDWRGYPLKSLPSNLQLDKAVEFNMCYSCIEELWTGIKTLNMLKVMKLSHSQNLIKIPDFTEVSNLEVLDLEGCTRLREIHPSLVRHNKLILLNLKGCTSLTTLPGKIFMESLKTLVLSGCSKLKKFPDIVMRSMGDLTELFLDGTSIAEVPSSIELLTRLELLNLNDCRSLVRLPNSINGLKSLKTLNLSGCFKLENVPETLGQVESLEELDISGTAIRQPPSSIFLMKNLKELSCRGCKGSPSSASWFLRFPINLMRWSSDPVALSLPSSLSGLCSLTKLDISDCDLGEGAIPSSIGDLCSLEKLCLSRNSFVSLPTSIYRLSNLRGIELEECKMLQNLPRLPASIHSISLGGCVSLETLSDVLNLNEHRLPYLRLRCMDCLKLAGNYDLALSLLKEYIKNSENMSLSEKYIKRTNNMPPSDKYGNMHSPQREYSIVVPGSEIPEWFEYQNNEGSSITISTPPKTYKNRLVLKRCGVHPIYVHQGDKLTKQLIPFGI
- the LOC112496821 gene encoding TMV resistance protein N-like isoform X2, coding for MASTSIQNVSHGKYDVFLSFRGEDTRKSFTDHLYAALKNKGIFVFRDDKELEKGGSISPGLLKAIEESRISVIVLSKNYASSTWCLDELAKIVECKNNEDQILPIFYDVEPTLVRKQTASFGEAFAKHEEVFRNNVENVQKWRDALKVVANKSGWELKDSNESEFIEEIVNVISSKIRTELEIPKELVGIESRLEKLKVHMDTRSNDVRMIGIWGMGGLGKTTLARVVYDLISHEFDGSSFLADVREKCDKEGSVISLQKQLLSDLLKLADNNVRNVYDGINMLRVRLRRKKVLVVIDDATHPDHLRRLVGEPDWFGPGSRIIITTRNEHLLKLHRVKKVYKLEALTNDEAFRLLCLKAFDTHKPLEEYVELAKSVVRYASGLPLALKVLGSFLFGRPAHEWTSALERIKKDPEYEILSILQISFDGLKEIEKKIFLDVVCFFKGQKRDYVSKILKSCDFDPVIGIAVLIEKSLLTVDGANRLWTHDLLQEMGRQIVRRISPEEPGKRSRLWEEADICHVLSQNTGSEVVEGIIVDHYYFLKDNVNLNASAKAFSQMTNLRLLKIRNVQLPEGLEYLSSKLRLLDWRGYPLKSLPSNLQLDKAVEFNMCYSCIEELWTGIKTLNMLKVMKLSHSQNLIKIPDFTEVSNLEVLDLEGCTRLREIHPSLVRHNKLILLNLKGCTSLTTLPGKIFMESLKTLVLSGCSKLKKFPDIVMRSMGDLTELFLDGTSIAEVPSSIELLTRLELLNLNDCRSLVRLPNSINGLKSLKTLNLSGCFKLENVPETLGQVESLEELDISGTAIRQPPSSIFLMKNLKELSCRGCKGSPSSASWFLRFPINLMRWSSDPVALSLPSSLSGLCSLTKLDISDCDLGEGAIPSSIGDLCSLEKLCLSRNSFVSLPTSIYRLSNLRGIELEECKMLQNLPRLPASIHSISLGGCVSLETLSDVLNLNEHRLPYLRLRCMDCLKLAGNYDLALSLLKEYIKNSENMPPSDKYGNMHSPQREYSIVVPGSEIPEWFEYQNNEGSSITISTPPKTYKNSKLVGYVVCCVFRVPKYSLPYYHPLWPQYPVHELSINRKGTTSGLCSIYLRKQFGQAMSDHLFLYYQNRERISKVTFDSPSGLVLKRCGVHPIYVHQGDKLTKQLIPFGI
- the LOC112496821 gene encoding TMV resistance protein N-like isoform X3, which gives rise to MASTSIQNVSHGKYDVFLSFRGEDTRKSFTDHLYAALKNKGIFVFRDDKELEKGGSISPGLLKAIEESRISVIVLSKNYASSTWCLDELAKIVECKNNEDQILPIFYDVEPTLVRKQTASFGEAFAKHEEVFRNNVENVQKWRDALKVVANKSGWELKDSNESEFIEEIVNVISSKIRTELEIPKELVGIESRLEKLKVHMDTRSNDVRMIGIWGMGGLGKTTLARVVYDLISHEFDGSSFLADVREKCDKEGSVISLQKQLLSDLLKLADNNVRNVYDGINMLRVRLRRKKVLVVIDDATHPDHLRRLVGEPDWFGPGSRIIITTRNEHLLKLHRVKKVYKLEALTNDEAFRLLCLKAFDTHKPLEEYVELAKSVVRYASGLPLALKVLGSFLFGRPAHEWTSALERIKKDPEYEILSILQISFDGLKEIEKKIFLDVVCFFKGQKRDYVSKILKSCDFDPVIGIAVLIEKSLLTVDGANRLWTHDLLQEMGRQIVRRISPEEPGKRSRLWEEADICHVLSQNTMTNLRLLKIRNVQLPEGLEYLSSKLRLLDWRGYPLKSLPSNLQLDKAVEFNMCYSCIEELWTGIKTLNMLKVMKLSHSQNLIKIPDFTEVSNLEVLDLEGCTRLREIHPSLVRHNKLILLNLKGCTSLTTLPGKIFMESLKTLVLSGCSKLKKFPDIVMRSMGDLTELFLDGTSIAEVPSSIELLTRLELLNLNDCRSLVRLPNSINGLKSLKTLNLSGCFKLENVPETLGQVESLEELDISGTAIRQPPSSIFLMKNLKELSCRGCKGSPSSASWFLRFPINLMRWSSDPVALSLPSSLSGLCSLTKLDISDCDLGEGAIPSSIGDLCSLEKLCLSRNSFVSLPTSIYRLSNLRGIELEECKMLQNLPRLPASIHSISLGGCVSLETLSDVLNLNEHRLPYLRLRCMDCLKLAGNYDLALSLLKEYIKNSENMSLSEKYIKRTNNMPPSDKYGNMHSPQREYSIVVPGSEIPEWFEYQNNEGSSITISTPPKTYKNSKLVGYVVCCVFRVPKYSLPYYHPLWPQYPVHELSINRKGTTSGLCSIYLRKQFGQAMSDHLFLYYQNRERISKVTFDSPSGLVLKRCGVHPIYVHQGDKLTKQLIPFGI